The sequence AGTAAAGTTAATATAACTATAGGATCATGAGTACATTAAAACGTTGTTGAATTAACAAGCCAATATTTCAGACCAAGATCCTCTTCACCACCACCCACACTTAGGCACAGAACATTCTGGGCAAAGgacccccctccccgccccttgCCCTTCCCTACTTGGCGAAGAGGCTGGGCGAGCCTCGGGGAAGGGGAAGGTTGAGGGTTGAAGACTCGGAGCCAACGCAAATCACTCTTGCCAAAACGCTTCTCAGACACAACAGTTTCCCAGGATCAAGCCCACCTTCCGTTCTCCCCCTCCCGGTTTATGCTGGAACCCAGGAATGGTTTGGGGACCAATGAGGTGACAGCGGTTGACGCATGGATCACGGTGAGGGGTGACTTCAAGGGGGAGAGGCCGCGAAGTGGGGGTGGGCAAAGTGGGAGGCGGGGGCCAAAAGTAGGCGGGAAGGAGAGGCGAAACCCAGCTGGGGAAAAGCAAAGGCAGTAGAggtaaaagagccaaaggtaaagaagAAAGGAGCAGGTCCGTGCACAGGAGCTGCCTGCCGGGCTGGCCGGGGATCCCCGGGAAGGAAGCAGCGAGGGAGGGACGTGGGCCGGGCGGGGGGCGCCGCGGGGAGGGCGGGGAGGGTCGCTGTCAGTCAGGCAGAGCAGGGCTCGCTGGCCGGGGGAGCGGGCGCGAGTGCGCACGGCAGCCGAGGGCGCGGCGACTCCGACAGCCTCAGCAGTGGTGGCCGCACCCGGGTCTCCGACCGTGCGCCCGTGCCGCGCTCCGAATCCCTCGGCGCCGGCTCCCGGCCGCGGCCGCCCCGGGGCTACCCCCGCCCGCGCGCGCCAGTTGGGGGGCCCGGGGAGCGGCGCCAGAGGCCCGGCCGCATTGTGACGTAGAGGAGCCGCGGCAGCGCCTCCGCCGCTCGTCTGCTCTCCCTGTGGCTGTTCCTGCTCTCGCCGCCGCCGTCCATTTGTCCGTCTGTCAGTCCCGAGTCGCTGGCGCGCTTGGGAACCCGGTGAGTCCAGATCCTCAGCGGGCGCCCGCGGGGAGGCGAGGGGCGGCGGCACCGGCGGCTATGCCTTTCCAACTTTGCACCGGGCGACCCCGGCGGGTGTCGCCCCTTCTCCCTCTACCCCCTGGGCCCCCTTTGTGCGGCGAGTCCCGGCTGCTTGGGGCAGCTGAGGCGCCTCTGCAGAAAGGGTTTGGGGGGAGGTCTCTATAGTAACAGAAGAGGCGGCGGCGGCTGCCAAGCGGTTGCTTTACTCCGGGGAAGGGGAAATAGCTCCCGCCTCGGTTTCCAAAGGATTGTTCTTTTTTATCTGCCCTCTTCGTGTGGTTATTATTCTTGCTGCCGCTTCTGATCTTATCAAAAGCAGTGATGGGCAGTGCAGTGGCTCCCAAGAGCTGATAAAAGAAGAGGGTGAAGTAATAGTAATAGCAAAGGtagtaacaacaataataaacgaAAAGAAGGAGGACACCTGGTGTCGCCGCCCAGGGGGAGCCCCTCTCCCATCAGCACCAGGCTTCCTGGCTGCCCCATCCAGCCCTGGCTCGGACCGGACCGCCTTCCAGCGCTGTCCTGCACTGCAAGTCCATTTAAGCGGGAATGTTTCTCCCTTggccttctctgtggtgatgactTTCATCTGCAGGTGGTAAGTGAGGTGAAACTCAATTTTGGCTATTGTCAAGTGCCACgttttgtttatttcattttttacggaaagaaaagaggaaaaattatGAGCCATTTCTGGCAGCCATACAGTTTCCACAGGAAATACTAGCATTCTTTGAGGAACACGCTACTGCTTGCAGCAAAGAAAGTCTTTAGGAAACAAAAAGGCAACAGCATTGTTGCTCATTTTCAATGGACCGCTAGGAGGGTGGAAACGTGTTGTTTTTTCCTGTGGGAACATTGCTTTCCTTGGGAAAGTTAATTAAGGAAGCATTGTTGTCTATACCCCTTTTCACTTGTTGGAGGCTGGGCTCCACTTCTTTTGGTTATTACTGACAAGTGCCCATCAAATAGCCTGGAAAAAGGGAGAACCCCTGCTGGACAATCTAGCCACACACCACGTGCCATGGAGCCCAGCCAGGGTGCAGTTTGCAAAATGAAATAAGGGCTGTCTTGGGAGGTTTAtgaggattacatgtgtgcagAGTATGTCAGTTCTCCAAGGTGTCACTCTAAACACGTAATTTTCAAGCACCGCTTTCGTTGCTGAATCTGCAGGAAGGCGAACacctattttttatattatggaACAGACATCTCATTTGGGAATAGATTGTAGTCTGT is a genomic window of Callospermophilus lateralis isolate mCalLat2 chromosome 5, mCalLat2.hap1, whole genome shotgun sequence containing:
- the LOC143400388 gene encoding uncharacterized protein LOC143400388, translating into MKVITTEKAKGETFPLKWTCSAGQRWKAVRSEPGLDGAARKPGADGRGAPPGRRHQLLGATALPITAFDKIRSGSKNNNHTKRADKKEQSFGNRGGSYFPFPGPPVPPPLASPRAPAEDLDSPGSQARQRLGTDRRTNGRRRREQEQPQGEQTSGGGAAAAPLRHNAAGPLAPLPGPPNWRARAGVAPGRPRPGAGAEGFGARHGRTVGDPGAATTAEAVGVAAPSAAVRTRARSPGQRALLCLTDSDPPRPPRGAPRPAHVPPSLLPSRGSPASPAGSSCARTCSFLLYLWLFYLYCLCFSPAGFRLSFPPTFGPRLPLCPPPLRGLSPLKSPLTVIHASTAVTSLVPKPFLGSSINREGENGRWA